A window of the Cicer arietinum cultivar CDC Frontier isolate Library 1 chromosome 6, Cicar.CDCFrontier_v2.0, whole genome shotgun sequence genome harbors these coding sequences:
- the LOC101490911 gene encoding uncharacterized protein, whose protein sequence is MAPYAALYGRKCQTPLCWYQNGENLIVGPELVQQTTKKDEHVFLRVTPTTGVGRALKSNKLTPKFIGPHQIFRRVGPMAYQIALPTNLANLHDVFHVSQLMNYMAYPSHIIVPDDIQLKENLTFEVPPISIAHRTTKHLRGNEIPLVKVIWNQTIGGAT, encoded by the exons ATGGCACCGTACGCGGCTTTGTATGGTCGCAAGTGTCAAactcccttgtgttggtatcaAAATGGTGAAAACTTGATCGTAGGGCCAGAattggtgcaacagactacaaaGAAG GATGAACATGTATTCTTGAGAGTGACgcctactactggagttggtagGGCATTGAAGTCTAATAAGCTTACTCCGAAGTTTATTGGACCACACCAAATTTTTCGACGTGTGGGTCCAATGGCTTATCAAATTGCTTTACCAACGAATTTGGCCAATTTACATGATGTGTTCCATGTATCACAATTGATGAATTACATGGCATATCCATCCCATATTATTGTGCCAGATGATATTCAATTGAAGGAGAATCTTACATTCGAGGTACCACCGATAAGCATCGCACACAGAACTACCAAACATTTGAGGGGAAATGAAATTCCCTTGgttaaggtgatttggaaccagACGATTGGGGGTGCTACTTAG